The DNA segment TATCTCTACTTATGATATGGCTCCAGTGTTAGTTGAGTTTTTGCGAATGCTCAACGAGAACATGAAATTTAGTTTAGTTGTAGATGAAATGCACAAATTTGTAACGGATTACGATTTGAATTATCGCTATGAAGCTATCAAAAACTTACATGAAATCAGCCACCAAGCTACATCATTCGTAGGGTTAAGTGGAACGATTGACGACATATACAAAAATGAGTTTGAAACGGTAATTGAAATTGATAACGGGAATCCTCAATCTCCATGTCAGGAATTTGCTGTGTACACCTACGAAAAGAAGGCTGATTCTTTACCTGAGCTAGCTCAATTAATTGAGGTGTGGACGAGCAAGCGCAAATTATTGATATATATACAGTCCAAAAAGCAGATTGAAAAACTTAAGAAGTTGCTACAACGCAAGGGGATAAAGGTACGAGCGATAAACGCTAATAGTAAGAGCAATCCAACGTATAAGCAATTAGTAGATAGTGAGACTATTGATCCAGATGTACAAGTAGTTTTGACAACGAGCGTTATAGCTGATGGCGTGAACATTCAAAATGACGTTGAATGGGAAGTTATTGCAGTCTGTAATGATTATTCGAACCTATTTAATTATTCATCTATTAAGCAAATATCAAATAGATTACGTAACACATATAGACGGTTCTCCATCTTCATGCAAGAGCCACGCAACAAGGATAAACAAAGGTTTGAACTAGAAAATGCGTACCAATTTCGCCTACGTTTAGCGAAGCAAATTGTTAATGAAATTAATGGTCACCCTTACTTTGATCCTAGCTTATTTCGTTCAAGTATTATCGAACGAAGATATGGCATCTATCAAGGTATGGAAGGCTTGGAGATAGATACATTATTCCTGCGTCACGCAGTGTCAGAAGAGCAAGAACGGTACTTTTATGGTTATCGGTTAGCCTTTATTGAAGCAGTAGAAAAAGCTCTTCACATGAAATCTGAAGGTATCTTGAACATATCCGAAGAGATCCGACAGAAAAAACTAGACTTAACATTCATTAGAGAAGTGTTACATGAGCTTGATGAGTTAGAAGAAGAGGAAAAAGAAAATAAATCCTCAAGTATTTCACAAGCATTCAGTCAAGACATATACAATGCCTTTCTTGAGGACGATGAGCCGAAACTAAATGAATTCAAGCAATCAGTATTACCAATGCATTACTCTTGTTTATTTAAACTTACAAAAGTAGCAGACTACCCAACTTGTAAAAAAGTTGTTGCTCAAGTTAAGCGAGATGCCGATACACACGCATTTTATAACGCTGTTCGGAACTTAACCGAAGCTAACTATCTCATGGCATTATCTCGCCCCAGCAAGACAAAAAGAGTATTAGTAGGATTACTAAAGCTGAATGAGTTTTTACCTAATGAAGATTTTGAAATGCGTATGAAGAAGATAGCTAAAAAGACTAAGACTACAAAGTCGGACGTAAAACTTGTTGTAAAAATGCTCGAAATAGAAAAAGCTCGAACTGAGTCAGTAAGATCTAAACGAGTTGTAGGTATTGTTGAACTTGAATCAATAGCAGAAAAATTTGAATTATCAACTGTAATTATTCAATCAGTAGCATTGAATTATAGTAAGGCAAAAGGTAAGACATTTGAAGCTGTCATTAAGAGTAAATTTGCACAGATTGAGAACCGTACAAAAAAGGGGTTAGAAACGTTGATTTAATAGCATTTAGGCATGACAGTTAAGGTCCATAACTGTTAGTAATATATAAACAAATTTAATGGACTTAATTGTCATGGTAAAACGTTGATATACCAAGGGTTACAGCGTTTCAAAATGCACATAAATTAAATGCAAAATGGATAGCTCCAAAACAGGGTATTTTTTCTACAAATTGTGGGGGTGAAATAGCCATGAAAAACGACCAAATTATTAAGAGAACAATGACGAAAATCATTAATTTCTTACTAGGTATAGACCAAGAGATTAATTTAAAAATAAATGACTGGTTGAAACATGATGATATAGCTTTTCAACAGACTGTGAATT comes from the Cytobacillus sp. IB215665 genome and includes:
- a CDS encoding DEAD/DEAH box helicase — encoded protein: PSGHTPTTYNHEAIKVKRYIPKDTAKEILSRQQRILVNSPTGSGKTTAFLDAFKELESEKNHFYIFSAPTIALTLQNATKHKLMCVKGQTKNLFKEVANYVRSGKRIFISTYDMAPVLVEFLRMLNENMKFSLVVDEMHKFVTDYDLNYRYEAIKNLHEISHQATSFVGLSGTIDDIYKNEFETVIEIDNGNPQSPCQEFAVYTYEKKADSLPELAQLIEVWTSKRKLLIYIQSKKQIEKLKKLLQRKGIKVRAINANSKSNPTYKQLVDSETIDPDVQVVLTTSVIADGVNIQNDVEWEVIAVCNDYSNLFNYSSIKQISNRLRNTYRRFSIFMQEPRNKDKQRFELENAYQFRLRLAKQIVNEINGHPYFDPSLFRSSIIERRYGIYQGMEGLEIDTLFLRHAVSEEQERYFYGYRLAFIEAVEKALHMKSEGILNISEEIRQKKLDLTFIREVLHELDELEEEEKENKSSSISQAFSQDIYNAFLEDDEPKLNEFKQSVLPMHYSCLFKLTKVADYPTCKKVVAQVKRDADTHAFYNAVRNLTEANYLMALSRPSKTKRVLVGLLKLNEFLPNEDFEMRMKKIAKKTKTTKSDVKLVVKMLEIEKARTESVRSKRVVGIVELESIAEKFELSTVIIQSVALNYSKAKGKTFEAVIKSKFAQIENRTKKGLETLI